DNA sequence from the Cronobacter turicensis z3032 genome:
TCGCCACTTTTCCGGCAAGCGAGAATGTATCCAGCATGTTCCGTTCCTCTTTGGCTCATCATTGCGGCGCAGGGAAATTCCCTTTCGCATTCAGAGCAATGATAGGAGTCGCCAGAAGAAAAGACAAAGCCAAATGAAACTGTGTTTTAAAAATATGACGGCGGGCGTTTTTTTGCGGAAAAGAAAAGCAAAAACCGCTGCCGGACGGGCAGCGGTAGAAAGGGATCTCAGCCTTTCAGATGCCAGGGCTCCAGCTCGGTCAGCGAGTTCAGCCGGACGTTGGCGAGCGCCCAGCGCGCATCGCTGCGGTTCTCTTCGGCCGGGACCACAATAGAGCGCATACGCGCCGCTTTGGTGGCGACCATGCCGTTGACGGAGTCTTCCAGCGTCACGCAGCAGAGCGGATCGACCCCAAGTTTCGCCGCCGCATCCAGATAGACCTGCGGGTGCGGCTTGCTGTAAGGCAGGTGTTCGGCAGAAGCGAGCACGTCAAACTGGTCGCGCAGATCAAACAGCGTCAGCACACGCTCCAGCATCCGCAGCGGCGAGGCGGAGGCGAGGCCGACCTTCAGCCCCTGCGCTTTACAGAGCGCAATCGCGTCTGCCACGCCTGGCAGCAGCGGGCGTTGTTCTTCCACCAGCGTCATGGCGCGCGTAATGATGCGCTGCGTCACTTCATCCACCGACGGGCCGTTCCACGGCTGCTGCGCGAACCACAGCGCCACGACCAGATCGATGCGCAGCCCCAGCGTGTCAGGAAGTTCGTGACGGCGGGAGGTATCGACCCCGAGCGTTGCGATCACTTCAAGCTCTGCCTGGTCCCAGAGCGGTTCAGAGTCAATCAGTAAACCATCCATATCAAAAATAGCGGCGAGGATCTGTCGCGGCGAAGACATCGGCTGTCACTCCTTCTTTTTACTTTTTACGCGGGAAAGGTTAATCAATAGCCGGAAAAGCGCGTTATGGCTACCGCTTTCCGTGCATGTGCCGGAAAGTTCAGGCGAAAAGACGCGTCACAAGGTAAACTTAGGCGAATCTGTCGCGTCGCTATCAAGGGGAAAGCATGACGTATCAACAAGCTGGACGCATTGGTGTCTTAAAACGCATCGCCGGATGGGTGATTTTTATTCCTGCCACGCTCTCCACAATTATCTCGGTGCTGAAATTCATGTATCAGCACAGCGAAAAGCAGCCGGGCATTAACGCCGTGATGATGGATTTCGCCCACGTGATGATTGAGATGGTGCGCTTTAACACGCCGTTCCTGAATCTCTTCTGGTACAACTCGCCGCAACCCGATTTCACGCGTAACGCGAATATCAGCTTCTGGATTATCTATATTCTGATTTTTGTCGGTCTGGCGTTACAGGCCTCCGGCGCGCGGATGTGCCGCCAGGCGCGTTTTCTGCGCGAGCATGTCGAGGACAGCCTGATCCTTGAGCGCGCCAAAGGCGAAGACGGACTGACCCGCGACGCGCTGGAGTCGCGCATCGTGGTGCCGCGCCATACCATTTTCCTGCAAATCTTCCCGCTGTACGTCCTACCGGTGATTGTGCTGGTGCTGGGCTACGTGTTCTTCTCCCTGCTCGGGTTTCTGTAAACGCGAAACGCGCGCTGCGGCGCGCCTTTATCAGATGCCCAAAACGCGGGTTAACGCCTGCTGCGCGGCCCCAAGGTGCTGGCCGCCGAAAAGCGTCGCGCGGTTTAAGAGCGTATAGAGCTGATAGAGCGGCTGGCGTTCAAGAAAGCCCGCGGGCAGCGGCAACACCGACTGATAACCGTCGTAAATCTGCGGCGGCTGTTCCGGATGCAACGGCAGCATCGCCA
Encoded proteins:
- the yniC gene encoding Phosphatase yniC, whose amino-acid sequence is MSSPRQILAAIFDMDGLLIDSEPLWDQAELEVIATLGVDTSRRHELPDTLGLRIDLVVALWFAQQPWNGPSVDEVTQRIITRAMTLVEEQRPLLPGVADAIALCKAQGLKVGLASASPLRMLERVLTLFDLRDQFDVLASAEHLPYSKPHPQVYLDAAAKLGVDPLCCVTLEDSVNGMVATKAARMRSIVVPAEENRSDARWALANVRLNSLTELEPWHLKG
- the yniB gene encoding Uncharacterized protein yniB, whose protein sequence is MTYQQAGRIGVLKRIAGWVIFIPATLSTIISVLKFMYQHSEKQPGINAVMMDFAHVMIEMVRFNTPFLNLFWYNSPQPDFTRNANISFWIIYILIFVGLALQASGARMCRQARFLREHVEDSLILERAKGEDGLTRDALESRIVVPRHTIFLQIFPLYVLPVIVLVLGYVFFSLLGFL